In the genome of Populus trichocarpa isolate Nisqually-1 chromosome 6, P.trichocarpa_v4.1, whole genome shotgun sequence, one region contains:
- the LOC7479502 gene encoding homogentisate solanesyltransferase, chloroplastic, whose product MELSFSPPSSLGISALNTHRNTSSHQPKIPIKPTSKSFDLFFKSSKPFPSSTEIYSLKRSLKLAPNRHYRRNPIWACSQAGAAGSDPMLNKISDFKDACWRFLRPHTIRGTALGSTALVARALIENTNMIKWSLVLKAFSGLFALICGNGYIVGINQIYDIGIDKVNKPYLPIAAGDLSVQSAWLLVIFFAVAGVLIVGLNFGPFITSLYCLGLFLGTIYSVPPLRFKRFPVIAFLIIATVRGFLLNFGVYHATRAALGLPFEWSSPVAFITTFVTLFALVIAITKDLPDVEGDRKYNISTLATKLGVRNIAFLGSGLLLVNYVGAVLAAIYMPQDFSRSLMIPAHTILALSLVFQMWVLEQANYTKEAISGFYRFIWNLFYAEYIIFPFI is encoded by the exons ATGGAGCTGTCATTTTCTCCTCCATCTTCTCTTGGAATTTCTGCTTTAAACACTCACCGCAACACCTCTTCTCATCAACCAAAGATACCCATTAAGCCCACAAgcaaatcatttgatttattcttCAAAAGCTCTAAACCTTTTCCTTCAAGCACTGAAATTTACAGTCTCAAAAGAAGCTTAAAACTAGCACCGAACAGACATTACAGGCGGAATCCCATCTGG GCCTGCAGTCAAGCTGGAGCAGCTGGATCTGATCCAATGTTAAACAAAATCTCagatttcaaagatgcatgttGGAGATTTTTAAGGCCTCACACCATACGCGGCACAGCTCTAGGTTCTAC cGCTTTGGTGGCAAGAGCATTGATCGAGAACACAAATATGATTAAGTGGTCTCTGGTGTTAAAGGCATTCTCTGGTCTTTTTGCTCTAATATGTGGGAATGGTTATATAGTCGGCATCAATCAAATCTATGATATTGGAATAGACAA GGTTAACAAACCTTATTTACCTATAGCTGCAGGAGATCTTTCAGTTCAATCTGCATGGTTGTTGGTGATATTTTTTGCAGTAGCTGGGGTCCTGATTGTAGGACTAAACTTTGGTCCATTCATCACTTCTCTTTACTGTCTTGGCCTTTTCTTAGGCACCATCTATTCAGTTCCTCCACTTCGATTCAAGAGATTTCCAGTCATAGCATTTCTTATAATTGCCACG GTACGGggttttcttctcaattttggCGTGTATCATGCAACCAGAGCCGCCCTCGGACTTCCTTTTGAATGGAG CTCACCCGTGGCATTCATTACAACCTTTGTCACATTGTTTGCACTGGTGATTGCCATAACAAAAGATCTTCCAGATGTGGAGGGGGATCGCAA ATATAACATATCAACTTTAGCAACTAAACTTGGAGTCAGAAACATTGCATTTCTTGGTTCTGGGCTTTTACTGGTGAATTATGTTGGAGCTGTACTAGCAGCTATTTACATGCCTCAG GATTTCAGTCGTAGCCTAATGATACCCGCACATACAATCCTTGCACTGAGCTTGGTTTTCCAG ATGTGGGTGTTGGAACAAGCAAATTACACAAAG GAGGCAATCTCAGGGTTCTATCGGTTTATATGGAATCTCTTTTATGCTGAATACATCATATTTCCTTTTATCTAG
- the LOC7455619 gene encoding IQ domain-containing protein IQM6, with protein sequence MGISFSCPLAELDGPFDTVLVRSVSFGSEDAGNALQSVGFNGCDSDPDSMRSYGSGKVIFEECPGFKERELSTTLSFKSTTSDMDVLARSIISPRVGERCNQLTRSDSLLDKKLHSSLPGPGKQRHQAAVTLQKVYKSFRTRRQLADCAVVVEQRWWKLLDFAELKRSSISFFDIEKPESAISRWSRARMRAAKVGKGLSKDAKARKLALQHWLEAIDPRHRYGHNLQFYYVNWLHCQSKQPFFYWLDIGDGKEVNLDRCLRSKLQQQCIKYLGPIEREAFEVTVENGKFLYKQSGKLICTTEGPKDAKWIFVLSTSKTFYIGLKIKGTFQHSSFLAGGATLSAGRLVVEDGVLKAVWPHSGHYLPTEENFQAFMSFLREHNVDLTDVKESPTDEEDESIIKKDIHGSLRDQPDADLLRVTGATNVEILAPEDTDSRKRDSNVAENANLHASKLSRGLQLKITELEIPTRGDVIDTFKTEELGPSCQAEDPDSPGEDGYETAEDSFLTEEDFMITKLNLFDKDDEEEEDEEPVPKEKILKRIDSHKGMKSYQLAEHLSSKWTTGAGPRIGCMRDYPSELQFRVLEHANLSPRTRSDNPSPRTSSRFSPKVSSPMVLTQASLCKETSSRSPLAPDLVLFSQTANP encoded by the exons ATGGGAATAAGCTTTTCATGTCCCCTTGCTGAATTGGATGGTCCTTTTGACACTGTTCTTGTGAGATCAGTTAGTTTTGGGAGTGAAGACGCGGGGAATGCATTACAATCTGTTGGTTTTAATGGCTGTGACTCAGATCCTGATTCGATGAGATCATATGGTTCAGGAAAGGTGATATTTGAAGAATGCCCTGGCTTTAAGGAGAGGGAACTGAGTACTACATTGTCCTTCAAAAGTACTACCTCAGACATGGACGTGCTTGCTAGATCAATCATAAGTCCTAGAGTTGGAGAAAGGTGTAATCAGTTGACAAGATCAGATAGCTTGCTTGACAAAAAACTCCACTCATCATTGCCTGGGCCAGGGAAACAAAGACACCAGGCTGCAGTGACGTTGCAGAAAGTCTATAAAAGCTTCAGAACCAGGAGGCAGTTGGCTGATTGTGCTGTTGTTGTCGAGCAGAGATG GTGGAAGTTGTTGGATTTTGCAGAGCTCAAGAGAAGCTCCATatctttttttgatattgagaaaCCTGAGAGTGCAATTTCACGTTGGTCAAGAGCAAGAATGAGAGCTGCCAAG GTAGGAAAAGGATTGTCAAAGGATGCAAAGGCTCGGAAACTTGCTTTACAGCATTGGCTTGAGGCA ATTGATCCACGGCATCGTTATGGACATaatcttcaattttattatgtCAATTGGCTTCACTGTCAGAGTAAACAGCCTTTCTTCTATTG GCTCGATATTGGAGATGGGAAAGAAGTCAACCTTGATAGATGTCTTAGATCAAAGCTTCAACAACAATGCATAAAATATCTTGGTCCT ATTGAAAGAGAGGCTTTTGAAGTAACTGTGGAGAACGGGAAATTTTTATACAAACAAAGTGGGAAACTTATCTGTACAACAGAAGGACCCAAGGATGCCAAATGGATTTTTGTTCTCAGCACATCGAAGACCTTCTATATTGGTCTGAAGATCAAGGGCACATTTCAACATTCAAGTTTCTTGGCCGGTGGAGCCACTCTATCTGCTGGAAGATTGGTTGTGGAAGATGGTGTTCTAAAG GCAGTTTGGCCTCACAGTGGCCATTATCTCCCAACCGAAGAAAACTTCCAGGCATTCATGTCTTTCCTCAGGGAACACAACGTGGATCTAACTGATGTAAAG GAAAGCCCAACTGATGAAGAAGACGAATCCATTATCAAAAAGGACATTCATGGTAGTCTCCGAGACCAACCAGATGCAGATTTACTCCGAGTCACCGGAGCAACAAATGTTGAGATCTTGGCTCCAGAGGACACAGATTCAAGGAAACGAGATTCTAATGTGGCAGAAAATGCTAATCTGCACGCATCAAAATTGTCACGTGgattacaattaaaaattactgAACTTGAAATACCAACAAGAGGAGATGTGATCGACACTTTCAAAACAGAAGAACTTGGACCAAGCTGCCAGGCAGAAGATCCTGATTCTCCTGGAGAAGATGGTTATGAAACGGCAGAAGATTCATTTTTGACAGAGGAAGACTTCATGATTACTAAACTTAATTTGTTTgacaaagatgatgaagaagaagaagacgaggaGCCTGTCCCCAAAGAAAAAATCCTGAAGAGGATAGATTCGCATAAAGGAATGAAATCGTATCAATTGGCGGAGCACTTGTCCTCTAAATGGACCACTGGTGCAGGGCCACGGATAGGATGCATGAGGGATTATCCATCGGAGCTTCAATTCCGGGTTTTAGAGCATGCAAACCTGTCACCAAGAACAAGAAGTGATAATCCATCACCACGGACCTCATCTCGGTTTAGCCCGAAGGTTTCATCACCAATGGTTTTGACGCAAGCCTCATTGTGTAAAGAAACATCATCCAGAAGTCCCCTTGCCCCAGACCTAGTGTTGTTTTCACAAACAGCAAACCCTTAG